The following coding sequences lie in one Synechococcus sp. PCC 7336 genomic window:
- a CDS encoding Uma2 family endonuclease, with protein MTQAIEKLTYSRAEYLKLELASEERHEYIDGEIRLMTGGTPNHNDIAGNLYILLKLGLKEKPYRTFYTDQRLWIPARNLYTYPDLMVIEKPLQLQTGRADTIMNPCFIAEVLSKSTQNYDRGEKFSAYRTIDSCREYLIVNQYSIHVEHYVKTAANQWLLSEYDSPDVTLSLSVFEAQIEIASLYENIDIDT; from the coding sequence ATGACACAGGCAATCGAAAAACTGACTTATAGCCGCGCAGAATACCTAAAACTTGAGCTTGCCTCAGAGGAACGTCATGAATATATAGACGGAGAAATTAGGCTGATGACGGGAGGAACCCCGAACCATAACGACATCGCTGGCAACCTCTACATTCTACTTAAACTTGGACTGAAAGAGAAGCCGTACCGAACTTTTTACACCGATCAACGGCTTTGGATTCCCGCTCGCAATCTCTATACCTATCCCGATTTGATGGTTATCGAAAAGCCCTTACAACTTCAAACGGGGCGCGCCGATACCATTATGAATCCTTGCTTTATCGCCGAAGTGCTATCCAAATCAACGCAGAATTACGATCGCGGCGAAAAGTTTTCTGCTTATCGTACGATTGACAGTTGCCGCGAATACCTGATTGTCAATCAATACAGTATCCATGTAGAACATTACGTCAAGACGGCCGCCAATCAATGGCTGCTATCAGAATATGATTCTCCTGATGTCACATTGTCTTTAAGTGTGTTTGAAGCCCAAATCGAAATCGCCTCGCTCTATGAAAACATTGATATTGATACTTGA
- the ribD gene encoding bifunctional diaminohydroxyphosphoribosylaminopyrimidine deaminase/5-amino-6-(5-phosphoribosylamino)uracil reductase RibD yields MDAMQAANLDRYWMQYCLRLAKQAAGYTSPNPMVGAVVVREGRCVGKGFHPKPGEPHAEIFALREAGDLAAGATLYVNLEPCNHTGRTPPCTDALLKADIARVVAGMVDPNPLVAGKGIACLRQADVEVAVGVEESACRHLNEAFVHSIRHQLPFGILKYAMTLDGKIATTTGHSQWISGIESRQVVHAQRAVSDAVVVGSNTVRRDDPQLTCRLAEGRNPLRVVLSRQLDLSTTAQLWDTRQAPTLVLTEPASGRQQEERSHLLAFFERRQVEVIVVPKLTPMTAATVLHQRGCINLLWECGATLAAAALQAGAIQKVMAFVAPKFIGGKIAPGPIAGTGVSVMGSALRLENISDRPVGGDRLIEGYVTQPLSVESQPGKA; encoded by the coding sequence ATGGATGCAATGCAAGCCGCAAATCTCGACCGGTACTGGATGCAATATTGCTTGAGACTGGCAAAACAGGCTGCCGGTTATACCTCCCCCAATCCGATGGTGGGGGCAGTGGTGGTGCGCGAGGGTCGTTGTGTGGGCAAGGGCTTTCATCCCAAACCGGGAGAACCCCATGCTGAGATCTTTGCCCTGCGAGAGGCGGGGGATCTGGCTGCTGGTGCGACCCTGTATGTGAATCTCGAACCCTGCAACCACACCGGACGCACGCCCCCCTGCACTGATGCCCTTCTCAAGGCCGACATTGCCCGCGTCGTCGCAGGCATGGTAGACCCCAACCCCCTCGTCGCAGGCAAAGGAATTGCCTGTCTCCGTCAAGCGGACGTGGAGGTTGCGGTTGGTGTCGAAGAGTCCGCCTGCCGGCACCTCAACGAGGCATTTGTCCACAGCATCCGGCACCAGTTGCCCTTCGGCATTCTTAAATATGCCATGACCCTAGACGGCAAGATTGCCACCACTACGGGTCACAGCCAATGGATTAGCGGCATCGAATCCCGTCAAGTGGTTCACGCTCAGCGGGCCGTTAGCGATGCGGTGGTGGTGGGGAGCAATACCGTTCGCCGAGACGATCCGCAGCTCACCTGTCGGCTGGCGGAGGGTCGCAATCCCTTGCGGGTGGTGCTGAGTCGGCAGTTAGATTTGTCCACAACGGCGCAATTGTGGGATACCCGTCAGGCTCCCACGCTGGTACTGACAGAGCCTGCCAGCGGTCGGCAACAGGAGGAGCGATCGCACCTGTTAGCGTTTTTCGAGCGTCGGCAGGTGGAAGTCATCGTCGTGCCGAAGTTAACCCCCATGACGGCGGCTACAGTGCTGCACCAGCGCGGCTGCATCAATCTCTTATGGGAATGTGGGGCCACCCTAGCTGCCGCTGCCCTCCAAGCTGGTGCCATTCAAAAGGTAATGGCGTTTGTGGCCCCCAAGTTTATTGGCGGGAAAATCGCCCCCGGACCGATTGCAGGGACGGGCGTGTCCGTGATGGGGTCTGCCCTAAGGCTCGAAAACATCAGCGATCGCCCAGTGGGAGGCGATCGCTTAATCGAGGGCTACGTCACGCAGCCGCTCTCAGTCGAGTCTCAACCCGGCAAGGCTTAA
- a CDS encoding lipopolysaccharide assembly protein LapB, whose product MLAKFVGISMALTAGCLGAIASSARAFELTEVPVGVVPDPANPQQVLIQQGRDRGIRIGDRGAIAIQGYTVVDGISGADFGVTQLPFSVVAVSERSAIARLSYPVFPYRPLAARVSVLTVRPTDLKQIPLAEQRDTSNAVPPPASTTPEADTAVESPFPVLATSHATWANPIGTQLCGREVGGAYAAIVSETQCAQVTREDILVQAIVSGQNPADVAPADAIGADALYDTDRRLQDVVRFYFLRPDTARARVAIGQEYLRFHHYEQAQQWLAATEVPASQPNLLEDLLHSRTYATYQVGNYEGAIALGTQLENPSSDQLNLIAAAHIQSQQYGRAATLLNELPPLDEIRNNLAIAFYQLDLAEIEACAEAPEEVCLPASEEEPLRQQRARPLLENAAEQSPAIAYNLAILDIRQGSLSQAMTDLLTLHASIASHSELDPLTARIKDEMRLYIDNHNASMDFLQEFAVGGGGLPGGVGDAVGLAGQVAGIGGFLPLALFNVVSFAVAQEQKQALIDRIHLQLTVLYAEELELIPMVRSPDPISANPFS is encoded by the coding sequence GTGTTGGCCAAATTTGTCGGGATCTCCATGGCTCTGACCGCTGGCTGCTTAGGGGCGATCGCCAGCTCCGCCCGCGCCTTCGAACTCACTGAAGTTCCTGTTGGCGTCGTCCCCGACCCCGCCAATCCCCAACAGGTGCTGATTCAGCAGGGGCGCGATCGCGGTATTCGCATTGGCGATCGCGGCGCGATCGCCATTCAGGGCTACACCGTGGTGGATGGCATCAGCGGGGCTGACTTTGGCGTGACACAACTTCCCTTCTCGGTGGTGGCGGTGAGCGAACGCAGCGCGATCGCCCGCCTGTCTTACCCCGTCTTCCCCTATCGACCCCTTGCCGCCCGCGTTTCGGTCTTAACCGTCCGCCCCACAGATTTAAAACAGATTCCCCTCGCAGAGCAGCGAGATACCTCAAACGCTGTTCCTCCCCCTGCAAGCACCACTCCCGAAGCCGATACTGCTGTGGAGTCGCCCTTTCCTGTGCTCGCCACCAGCCATGCCACTTGGGCCAACCCCATAGGCACTCAACTCTGCGGTCGCGAGGTGGGAGGGGCTTACGCTGCCATTGTGTCCGAGACCCAGTGCGCCCAAGTCACCCGAGAAGACATCCTCGTGCAGGCGATCGTCTCCGGTCAAAACCCAGCAGATGTCGCCCCCGCCGATGCCATCGGGGCCGATGCCCTTTACGACACCGATCGCCGCCTGCAAGATGTCGTTCGGTTTTACTTTCTCAGGCCCGATACCGCGCGCGCGCGGGTGGCGATCGGTCAGGAATATCTGCGCTTTCACCACTACGAGCAGGCGCAACAGTGGCTAGCCGCCACAGAGGTTCCCGCCAGCCAACCCAATCTGCTCGAAGACTTACTCCACAGCCGCACCTACGCTACCTATCAAGTGGGGAACTACGAGGGGGCGATCGCCCTCGGGACTCAATTAGAAAACCCCAGTTCCGACCAACTGAACCTGATTGCTGCCGCCCACATTCAAAGCCAGCAATACGGCCGCGCTGCCACCCTCCTGAACGAGCTACCCCCGCTGGACGAAATTCGCAACAACTTAGCGATCGCCTTTTACCAGCTCGATCTCGCCGAGATCGAAGCCTGCGCCGAGGCCCCTGAAGAAGTCTGTTTGCCCGCCTCTGAAGAAGAACCCCTGCGCCAACAGCGAGCCCGTCCCCTACTCGAAAATGCAGCTGAACAGTCTCCTGCCATTGCCTACAACCTCGCGATCCTCGACATTCGCCAGGGCAGCTTGTCGCAAGCCATGACCGATCTCTTGACCCTTCATGCCAGTATTGCCAGCCACAGCGAACTCGATCCCCTCACCGCTCGCATCAAAGATGAGATGCGCCTCTACATTGACAACCACAATGCCAGCATGGATTTCTTGCAGGAGTTTGCCGTAGGCGGTGGAGGTCTTCCTGGCGGCGTTGGAGATGCAGTCGGGTTGGCAGGACAGGTGGCGGGCATTGGCGGATTTTTGCCACTGGCCTTGTTCAACGTTGTCTCGTTTGCGGTAGCCCAAGAGCAAAAGCAAGCTTTAATCGATCGCATTCACCTGCAGTTGACAGTGCTCTATGCAGAGGAACTGGAGTTGATTCCGATGGTGCGATCGCCCGATCCGATTAGTGCCAATCCTTTTTCGTAA
- a CDS encoding fasciclin domain-containing protein has product MANIVEVAAAAGNFETLLAVVEAAGLTQTLAEEGPFTVFAPTDEAFAQLSPATVNTLLQNTPQLGRILLYHVVPGSLSRAELLEMKTLNSAEGSPIPVREGDGLEVKNATAIATDIAADNGTIHVIDRVILMG; this is encoded by the coding sequence ATGGCCAACATTGTTGAAGTTGCTGCGGCTGCGGGAAATTTTGAGACGCTACTGGCGGTGGTCGAGGCTGCGGGCTTGACCCAAACGCTGGCAGAAGAGGGGCCATTTACCGTGTTCGCCCCCACCGACGAGGCATTCGCCCAGCTCTCCCCTGCGACTGTGAACACTTTGCTGCAAAATACCCCCCAACTGGGGCGCATTCTGCTCTACCACGTCGTGCCGGGGAGCCTGTCTCGGGCAGAGTTGCTGGAGATGAAAACGCTGAATTCTGCTGAGGGCTCTCCCATCCCCGTTCGGGAGGGGGATGGCTTGGAGGTTAAAAACGCAACGGCGATCGCCACCGATATTGCCGCTGACAACGGCACCATTCATGTCATCGATCGCGTCATTTTGATGGGTTAA
- a CDS encoding MSMEG_0569 family flavin-dependent oxidoreductase, producing MQTHYPSIIIGGGQAGLSMSYCLKQRGIESIIFEKHRVAHTWRSQRWDTFCLVTPNWQCQLPGFPYTGPDPNGFMLKHGVVSYIEDYAKFFDAPVKEGVEVKQVKRNADLQTYSVSTSIGDFTADSAIVATGSYHVPKIPRIAERLPTDITQLHSSTYKTPESLPEGAVLVVGSGQSGCQIAEDLHLANREVYLSVGGAPRSPRMYRGKDVVDWLDRMGYYDTPIDAYSDPDKVRKKTNHYLTGRDGGREINLRQFALEGMQLAGRLKDIDGGKIAFNGDLQQNLDKADAVADSIKVTIDTYIEDKNIDAPLEPPSEAIAGPRDAILELDCTAANIKTVIWCTGFESNFSWIDVPVFNGEGYPKHDRGVTSAEGLYFLGLPWLYTWGSGRLSGIARDAQYLADRIVAQQKMVRSELESAADIAVLGS from the coding sequence ATGCAAACGCACTATCCCAGCATCATCATTGGAGGGGGACAAGCAGGTTTATCGATGAGCTATTGCTTGAAGCAACGGGGTATTGAAAGCATTATTTTTGAAAAACACCGCGTTGCGCATACTTGGCGATCGCAGCGATGGGATACCTTTTGCTTGGTCACCCCCAACTGGCAATGCCAACTGCCGGGATTTCCCTACACTGGACCCGATCCAAACGGGTTTATGCTCAAACATGGTGTTGTTAGCTATATTGAAGACTATGCTAAGTTTTTTGATGCCCCTGTCAAAGAAGGGGTAGAAGTCAAGCAAGTCAAACGTAACGCCGATCTGCAAACTTATTCAGTCAGCACGTCCATCGGAGACTTCACGGCTGACTCTGCGATCGTTGCGACAGGTAGCTATCACGTCCCCAAAATTCCTCGCATTGCAGAGCGGCTGCCTACAGACATTACCCAACTGCATTCTTCTACCTACAAAACCCCCGAATCTCTGCCGGAGGGAGCGGTTTTAGTGGTGGGCTCCGGTCAATCGGGCTGCCAGATTGCTGAAGACTTACACTTAGCAAATCGAGAGGTTTATCTCAGTGTGGGGGGTGCCCCCAGATCTCCCAGAATGTATCGAGGCAAAGACGTAGTGGATTGGCTCGATCGAATGGGTTATTACGATACTCCCATCGATGCATATTCCGATCCAGACAAGGTCCGTAAAAAAACAAACCACTATCTGACGGGGCGAGATGGCGGGCGCGAAATCAATTTGCGGCAATTCGCCCTAGAAGGGATGCAGTTAGCCGGTAGATTGAAGGATATCGATGGGGGCAAGATCGCGTTTAATGGCGATCTGCAGCAAAACTTAGATAAGGCAGATGCTGTTGCTGACAGTATTAAGGTCACGATTGATACTTACATTGAGGATAAGAATATCGATGCTCCTCTGGAGCCGCCTAGTGAGGCGATCGCAGGCCCTCGGGATGCAATTCTAGAGCTAGATTGTACTGCAGCCAATATTAAAACCGTCATTTGGTGTACCGGTTTCGAGTCCAATTTCAGCTGGATTGATGTGCCGGTCTTTAATGGAGAAGGCTATCCCAAGCACGATCGCGGTGTCACCTCGGCAGAAGGCTTGTATTTTCTCGGTTTGCCTTGGCTGTATACCTGGGGCTCGGGGCGGCTGTCGGGTATTGCTCGGGACGCGCAGTATCTTGCCGATCGCATTGTGGCGCAACAAAAGATGGTGCGATCGGAGTTGGAGAGTGCGGCCGATATCGCGGTGTTAGGATCTTAA
- a CDS encoding CIA30 family protein, whose amino-acid sequence MIFATEPAAMGWDIGRFFKTLVFFGAVPMVSQADWFVQLTGQKGDVAYAQPESPAAVVLVVGTDSVSREIASRLAERGDRVRLVNFAATPLALPPSVEVIAGAPETLAIAPVVADVSTTIVCSAGSAETAFLSRLIPQLVPSTQPSERLLFDFRSPTPDLLQVWGPVDDVVMGGVSSSGIRMGDRAAIFSGIVSTDNSGGFASVRTRNLEPVLDLSGFDGIRLRLRGDGQRYKFFLRDEQRWDGIAYSFSFDTIANTWIDVRIPFQQLVPVMRAKTVSGVEVTTQSITALQVMLSKFEYDGALNPSFRPGEFQLEIEAIAAYGPPAPQAILLDAAVAEFSKQLEMQGLVYASVTGEGSIEQCLEAIGRPVAAVPQQ is encoded by the coding sequence ATGATTTTTGCAACGGAGCCTGCCGCAATGGGATGGGATATAGGACGGTTTTTCAAAACACTGGTCTTTTTTGGGGCGGTGCCAATGGTGAGTCAAGCGGATTGGTTCGTACAACTGACTGGGCAGAAGGGGGATGTCGCTTACGCGCAACCCGAGTCGCCTGCTGCTGTTGTTTTAGTGGTGGGGACAGACTCGGTGTCTCGGGAGATTGCCAGTCGGTTGGCCGAACGGGGAGATCGCGTTCGTTTAGTCAATTTTGCCGCGACTCCCTTAGCCTTGCCCCCCTCTGTGGAGGTCATTGCCGGTGCGCCAGAGACCTTGGCGATCGCCCCTGTCGTTGCCGATGTTTCGACGACGATCGTCTGTAGCGCAGGCTCCGCAGAAACTGCTTTTCTCAGTCGTCTGATTCCCCAGCTCGTGCCCTCCACTCAACCCAGCGAGCGTCTCCTGTTCGACTTCCGCAGCCCCACCCCCGACCTGTTGCAGGTGTGGGGGCCGGTGGACGATGTGGTTATGGGGGGGGTGAGTTCCAGTGGTATTCGCATGGGCGATCGGGCAGCTATTTTTTCTGGGATTGTCTCCACCGATAACTCGGGTGGGTTTGCATCTGTCCGTACCCGCAATTTAGAGCCCGTACTCGATCTGTCGGGGTTTGATGGCATTCGGCTGCGGCTGCGGGGGGACGGCCAGCGTTACAAGTTTTTTCTGCGGGACGAGCAGCGCTGGGATGGCATTGCCTATAGCTTTTCGTTCGACACGATCGCCAACACCTGGATTGACGTGCGCATTCCCTTCCAGCAACTCGTGCCGGTGATGCGGGCGAAAACGGTGTCGGGGGTTGAGGTAACGACGCAGTCGATTACCGCGCTGCAGGTGATGTTGAGCAAGTTCGAGTATGACGGTGCGCTGAATCCGAGTTTTAGACCGGGGGAATTTCAGTTGGAGATTGAAGCGATCGCCGCTTACGGTCCTCCCGCCCCGCAAGCGATCTTGCTCGATGCCGCTGTAGCCGAGTTTTCCAAACAGCTAGAGATGCAGGGATTGGTGTATGCCAGCGTAACGGGGGAGGGCTCGATCGAGCAGTGTTTGGAGGCGATCGGTCGTCCCGTTGCGGCAGTTCCCCAGCAGTAA
- a CDS encoding GAF domain-containing protein — translation MSDSIPRLLDSARLLFELQRSHQIAQSFAGRLQPEEIARCVTDGAIEQFDCALARIWLVESDRTALRLVASSGLYTHTNGSFARVPMGAFKVGKIAQNCVSFLSNQLSEETWVKDRDWAIANQIRGFAGYPLIASGEAIGVLAIFSHQPLAAEFLEVLQGLCTAVTVALQTALQYQKDKQAWQAIAQGEEGQVLSDRLARLLGTTRLTMLGTERSLGPSHTYLFLQAAEILNRVDCNYCRLTYDSDAVSLEAIAGLPAEQFERSPAGTSHIETAFEALSIAIHTLGGVLQLQTSREQAVLQVFLRLPNLSPSRDIAICIRCQQPVLQLAFTQLAYLAGLTVAASPAATIPILSDSPEGLAEGDRLLWIQVGPGPKPAAARACLDLSVTPPQLRQAIETVMQGETWGLETPMAKALSISTREREIVGLLAAGLRDRDIARQLHISESTVKFHINKVLVKLNARTRYQVLHQLTAQGWL, via the coding sequence GTGTCTGACTCCATCCCTAGATTGCTCGACTCAGCACGTCTGTTGTTTGAGTTGCAGCGCAGCCATCAGATTGCACAGTCGTTTGCCGGACGCTTGCAGCCAGAGGAGATCGCCCGTTGTGTCACCGATGGGGCGATCGAACAATTTGACTGTGCTTTGGCTCGGATTTGGCTAGTGGAGAGCGATCGCACGGCATTGCGATTGGTGGCCTCTTCGGGTTTGTATACCCACACCAATGGCAGCTTTGCCCGCGTTCCTATGGGAGCCTTTAAAGTGGGAAAAATTGCCCAAAACTGCGTTTCATTCCTCAGCAATCAACTATCGGAAGAAACTTGGGTGAAGGATCGCGACTGGGCGATCGCCAATCAAATTCGCGGGTTTGCCGGGTACCCCTTGATTGCGAGTGGGGAGGCCATTGGGGTATTGGCTATTTTTAGCCATCAGCCTCTGGCAGCAGAATTCCTAGAAGTATTGCAGGGATTGTGTACCGCGGTGACGGTGGCCTTACAAACCGCTTTGCAATACCAAAAAGATAAACAAGCATGGCAGGCGATCGCCCAGGGAGAAGAGGGCCAGGTTTTGTCCGACCGATTGGCTCGCCTGTTGGGCACCACCCGCTTGACGATGTTGGGCACCGAGCGATCGCTCGGCCCTTCCCACACCTATCTATTTCTACAGGCAGCAGAAATTCTGAATCGGGTTGACTGCAATTACTGTCGTCTTACCTACGACAGCGATGCTGTGTCTCTAGAGGCGATCGCCGGTCTGCCTGCGGAACAGTTCGAGCGATCGCCAGCGGGAACTTCGCACATCGAGACTGCGTTTGAAGCGCTATCGATCGCCATCCACACTTTGGGGGGAGTGTTGCAATTGCAGACAAGCCGCGAGCAAGCAGTGTTGCAGGTGTTTCTCCGACTTCCCAATCTCAGCCCCAGCCGCGATATCGCCATCTGTATTCGATGCCAGCAACCCGTTTTACAACTGGCCTTTACCCAACTGGCTTATCTAGCTGGGTTGACGGTAGCGGCGAGTCCCGCTGCAACAATCCCTATCCTTTCAGACAGTCCTGAAGGCTTAGCAGAGGGCGATCGCCTGTTGTGGATTCAGGTCGGTCCCGGCCCCAAACCTGCTGCCGCCAGAGCCTGCCTAGATCTTTCCGTGACGCCGCCGCAACTGCGACAGGCGATCGAAACTGTGATGCAGGGAGAGACTTGGGGGCTCGAAACGCCAATGGCCAAAGCTCTATCGATTTCAACGCGAGAGCGAGAAATTGTTGGCTTGCTGGCTGCCGGACTGCGCGATCGCGATATTGCTCGACAGCTTCACATTAGCGAAAGTACCGTCAAGTTTCATATCAATAAGGTGTTGGTGAAACTCAATGCGCGCACTCGCTACCAAGTCTTACATCAGTTAACCGCACAGGGGTGGTTGTAA
- a CDS encoding DOPA 4,5-dioxygenase family protein, with translation MEPQTIARPSNRYANYHAHVYFGPETVDRARSLCVSAGELFDVEIGRVHKALVGPHPHWSCQIAFDSAQFDALIEWLEQNRNGLNILVHGLTGDDLEDHTTHAAWLGNPSTLNLGIFDA, from the coding sequence GTGGAACCTCAAACAATCGCTCGTCCGAGCAATAGATATGCGAATTACCACGCACACGTTTACTTCGGCCCCGAAACCGTCGATCGCGCTCGTAGCTTATGCGTGTCGGCCGGTGAATTGTTCGATGTCGAGATTGGCCGAGTTCACAAGGCATTGGTCGGCCCTCATCCCCACTGGAGCTGTCAAATTGCTTTCGACAGTGCTCAATTCGACGCCCTAATTGAATGGCTGGAGCAAAATCGCAATGGCCTGAATATACTCGTTCACGGCCTCACTGGGGATGATTTGGAAGACCATACAACCCATGCAGCTTGGCTTGGCAATCCTTCAACACTCAATCTCGGGATATTCGATGCCTAA
- a CDS encoding GIY-YIG nuclease family protein, with the protein MSDRPSQSIEHQQVPAAHRGLHDFLYDGEDVHAATADSAAELELQGSIVGLQDWCDRASHAKVAGVYAVLDGDRQVQYVNLSRNVRLSLQSHLEQHGPDTCAYVRVQSFKFPKRAEMERVREAWIAANGSVPSGNAGTETWAATVGEAARAAMSVAERQVHEDKKLKLRKAMADRQLMDEADVSEEGAERMRKLEEAVENDDWSAIIHG; encoded by the coding sequence GTGAGCGATCGCCCGAGCCAATCGATCGAACATCAGCAGGTACCGGCAGCTCATCGAGGACTGCATGACTTTCTCTACGACGGGGAAGATGTCCACGCAGCCACGGCGGACTCTGCCGCCGAGCTGGAGTTGCAGGGGAGCATCGTCGGATTGCAGGATTGGTGCGATCGGGCGAGTCATGCCAAAGTTGCAGGCGTCTACGCCGTTCTGGATGGCGATCGACAGGTGCAATACGTCAATCTCTCTCGCAATGTGCGTCTGTCTTTACAGAGCCATCTCGAACAGCACGGTCCCGACACCTGTGCTTACGTGCGCGTGCAAAGCTTCAAATTTCCCAAACGGGCAGAGATGGAGCGGGTGCGCGAGGCTTGGATTGCAGCCAATGGTTCTGTGCCCTCGGGGAATGCAGGGACGGAGACTTGGGCGGCTACGGTGGGCGAGGCGGCCCGAGCGGCCATGTCGGTAGCCGAACGTCAGGTCCACGAGGACAAGAAGTTAAAGTTGCGCAAAGCAATGGCTGACAGGCAATTGATGGACGAAGCCGATGTCAGCGAGGAGGGTGCCGAGCGGATGCGCAAATTGGAGGAAGCGGTCGAGAACGACGATTGGAGTGCCATCATTCACGGCTGA
- a CDS encoding universal stress protein gives MFDTILFPVDRSRETSHAIELVADLAKKYNGTVILLSVLDSDRIEAQDVAAARQQGKEFLERGMAALKQAGVAEVRSQFTEGKVAFVICDVADERDASLIVMGSRGVGLADEEPHDSVSARVIQLSPCPVLVVP, from the coding sequence ATGTTTGATACGATTCTCTTTCCGGTCGATCGCTCCCGCGAAACCAGTCACGCTATTGAATTAGTGGCAGATTTAGCAAAGAAATACAACGGTACGGTTATTTTGTTATCAGTATTGGACAGCGATCGCATTGAAGCGCAGGATGTGGCAGCGGCTCGCCAACAGGGAAAAGAGTTTTTGGAGCGGGGGATGGCTGCGTTGAAGCAGGCGGGAGTGGCCGAGGTGCGATCGCAGTTTACGGAAGGCAAGGTTGCATTTGTCATTTGCGATGTGGCAGACGAGCGGGATGCCAGTTTGATTGTGATGGGCTCTCGCGGGGTCGGGTTGGCGGATGAAGAGCCCCACGATAGTGTGAGTGCTCGCGTGATTCAGCTGTCTCCCTGTCCGGTGTTGGTGGTGCCTTAA
- the rpe gene encoding ribulose-phosphate 3-epimerase — protein sequence MAKQTVVAPSILSADFSRLGEEIQAVDRAGADWIHVDVMDGRFVPNITIGPLIVEAIRPLTQKPLDVHLMIVEPEKYVEGFAKAGADIISVHAEHNASPHLHRTLGQIRELGKQAGVVLNPGSPLELIEYVLPLCDLVLIMSVNPGFGGQSFIPGVIPKIQKLRAMCDERGLDPWIEVDGGLKGHNTWQVLEAGANAIVAGSAVFKADDYAEAIEGVRNSKRPASEKTLVTA from the coding sequence ATGGCAAAGCAAACCGTCGTTGCCCCCTCCATCCTGTCCGCAGATTTCAGTCGCCTAGGCGAAGAAATCCAAGCCGTCGATCGAGCCGGTGCCGACTGGATCCACGTTGACGTGATGGACGGTCGCTTTGTCCCCAATATTACGATTGGTCCCCTGATTGTCGAGGCTATTCGCCCCCTGACCCAAAAGCCCCTCGACGTTCACCTGATGATCGTCGAACCCGAAAAATATGTTGAAGGCTTTGCCAAAGCCGGTGCTGACATCATCTCCGTCCACGCCGAGCACAATGCTAGCCCCCACCTACACCGCACCCTCGGCCAAATCCGCGAATTGGGCAAGCAAGCGGGCGTGGTGCTCAACCCCGGCAGCCCCCTCGAACTGATCGAGTACGTCCTGCCCCTCTGCGACCTCGTCCTGATCATGAGCGTCAACCCCGGCTTTGGCGGCCAGAGCTTTATTCCTGGAGTCATACCCAAAATCCAGAAGCTGCGCGCCATGTGTGACGAGCGCGGCCTCGATCCCTGGATTGAAGTGGATGGCGGCCTCAAAGGTCACAACACCTGGCAGGTGTTAGAAGCCGGTGCGAATGCGATCGTCGCGGGTTCCGCTGTATTCAAGGCTGATGACTATGCCGAGGCGATCGAAGGTGTGCGCAACAGCAAGCGCCCTGCCTCCGAGAAGACGCTGGTGACGGCTTAA